In the genome of Ciona intestinalis unplaced genomic scaffold, KH HT000063.1, whole genome shotgun sequence, the window aaattagttATAACACTATAGAAATCAAACACGTAATTTGATCGAAATTCCAATTTTTGATCGGTGTTCCTGTCggaattttttaatacattttggTCGCGACTTtttgacaaataaaattaaaaactaatatttttagCATCTAAGTATGATTTCTATGATCGCCCGGCAACCGTTACGTCGTTAATCGGGGATTCCCCACCAAAGTTTCGatttcttgtttgtttattttatcttagATTAGTTTTTCAGGCATAATTACCAATACAGTATATATGGAAAATACATTAACGTAATTATGTCTCtaatatgtgctaagggtTAGAGTGGGTGTAAGTTTATAAATGGGagctgtaataataataatctcATTAATATCTGGGTTATTTGTCCTGTTACGTGGTTTACGGTTGTTACGTGGTTTACGGTTGTTactataataaacaaacaaaatcgtTACATCACCAGGAACATGTGAATGTGAttgctttaaaagttttaatctCAAATATTAACGTTTACCAGGTTAGGCAGTTTAGAATGttaaaagtgacgtcatttagATATTTGTCTGTTATTCATACTAGGTATTGTTATTCATTGTTACTTAACAATGGTTGTACCTTGCAACAAAGGAATAATTCTTCGAGTTTTAAAACCGAACAATTTTCGGAGTAtttgaaaaatagttttgaaaCTGGTTCCTACGAAAATAGAACCATTGAAAAACTTTTCAACGGAATTTGTTCGAAGCAAAGATCTTCGCTTGCGGAAGCGATCACCCTCGTCGAATCAAACCATGAAGTTAAGAAGAAAATGAGCCAAGTTTTGCTGCAGTTGGTGCTGCAGAAGGTAAAGACCGATGGAAGTAATGAGAAATTAAAACGTTTGGTTCCAAGTTGTGTTTCAAGCTCACTAAGGATTGGTATAACTGGCCCCCCGGGTGCTGGGAAGTCGATGTTTATAGAGAAGTTTGGGATGTACCTCACGCGCGACGTCGGGCTGAAAGTTGCCGTGCTTGCCGTTGACCCTTCGTCGAAACGGACAGGGGGTTCGCTACTTGGGGATAAAACTAGGATGTCTATGTTGTCCGTGGAGCCGAACGCTTACGTGCGTCCTTCACCCTCTAGTGGTGAACTTGGTGGAGTAGCGAGGAACACAATGGAAGCGATCCAGCTTTGCGAGGGGgctggttatgatgtcataatcgtGGAAACTGTCGGTGTCGGGCAAAGTGAGGTTGCCGTCGGCGACATG includes:
- the LOC100176855 gene encoding methylmalonic aciduria type A protein, mitochondrial — encoded protein: MLKVTSFRYLSVIHTRYCYSLLLNNGCTLQQRNNSSSFKTEQFSEYLKNSFETGSYENRTIEKLFNGICSKQRSSLAEAITLVESNHEVKKKMSQVLLQLVLQKVKTDGSNEKLKRLVPSCVSSSLRIGITGPPGAGKSMFIEKFGMYLTRDVGLKVAVLAVDPSSKRTGGSLLGDKTRMSMLSVEPNAYVRPSPSSGELGGVARNTMEAIQLCEGAGYDVIIVETVGVGQSEVAVGDMTDIFTLIIPPAGGDELQGLKRGIIENCDIIMVNKSDGDLIIPARKIQTEYTSALKFIPRKHKVWRPRVTRISALTNTGIAESWKTMMSLFEVLNSSGIFLQQRRDQTRAWMWSHLRNSLEERFKNNPLVQTNLPDIMDGIEKGEIPPGLASDILVDLTFNKD